From Gemmatimonadaceae bacterium, the proteins below share one genomic window:
- a CDS encoding DUF302 domain-containing protein — translation MTTPSYGFAKTLPTTAFADAVTKVTDALAAEGFGILSTIDVSATLKKKLDVDVRPYTILGACNPTLANKALAAEPHIGLLLPCNVLVQGAEDGKGSTVSILDPRAMMLMTNNAALNEVAADAEARLKRVMAAL, via the coding sequence ATGACGACTCCCAGCTACGGCTTCGCCAAGACCCTCCCCACCACCGCCTTCGCCGACGCCGTCACCAAGGTGACCGACGCGCTCGCCGCCGAGGGCTTCGGCATCCTCTCCACCATCGACGTGTCCGCGACGCTCAAGAAGAAGCTCGACGTCGACGTGCGCCCTTACACAATCCTCGGCGCCTGCAACCCGACACTGGCCAACAAGGCGCTGGCCGCCGAGCCGCACATCGGATTGCTCCTGCCGTGCAACGTGCTCGTGCAGGGCGCCGAGGACGGCAAGGGCAGCACGGTGTCCATTCTCGATCCGCGCGCGATGATGCTGATGACCAACAACGCCGCGCTGAACGAGGTGGCGGCGGACGCCGAGGCACGGCTCAAGCGGGTGATGGCCGCGCTCTAG
- a CDS encoding protein kinase, whose amino-acid sequence MPVPDRLVQALADRYRIERELGQGGMATVYLATDLKHGREVAIKVLQPDLAQSLTSERFLREIAITARLNHPHILALLDSGAALDGALLYYVMPVATGESVQDRLTRTGALPVDEALRVSVDVAEALVHAHAQGVVHRDIKPSNVLLSAGHAIVADFGIAKALGDARDVAALTSEGMSLGTPGYMAPEQAAGEANVDHRADIYALGAMLFEMVSGEPPFSGSWQKVVARKIVEDAPSLADKAPNASPALVSLVARCLARSPDGRPQTAEALLGELRELAAPKSAPVAAKSRVPIIAAAAAVLVIAVASYLVVKDRRARWLHEEVFPEFVRMFEADQLDSAFSLAELAERRVPGDSVLALRVRGISTLREFRSEPAGAVVTRAPLTDTTTWVPVGTTPTAATRVPNTPWLYRYSLPGYRSETVLSGRMGGENVDLPNPVRLQRITDPDTGMVLLPGGELRSALFGASTEPAELSEYLMDRLEVTNREFKAFVDAGGYTRRELWDSTITLNGRALAWEAAVARFTDRTGRRGPSTWEGSAPPQGQEDFPVGGVSWYEARAYARFAGKELPTLPEWSNAAVPEAARWIAFTGRLESSGPVRGGSSIGPRGVFDVAGNVREWLVNPREPGTRFIVGGGWSDPRYFFTEAVAQPEFDRSAINGIRLVRRLREMPGLAVASAQVIGQRRDYRGARPVDDATFRALLALYEYDRTPIEPTLISRDTSAADWIREDVSFPIEGESGPMQVAVFLPKRGTPPYQTAILWPASEAFSGSSPQHITMTFVDYLVRSGRAVVHPILEHTYGRGTPMERHVPTNSVASRDQTIRWMYEFRRSVDYVVTRPDVDTTRLAHMGVSWGGRMAGIALALESRFKVSSLLVAGLPAQEQRPETDPVNFLPRIRIPVLMLSGRLDSTFPLETSARPFFEFLGSPASQKMQVIWDGGHYFPRNRWVAETLEWYDRYLGPVGR is encoded by the coding sequence ATGCCCGTTCCGGACCGCCTCGTGCAGGCCCTCGCCGACCGCTACCGCATCGAGCGTGAACTTGGGCAGGGCGGCATGGCCACGGTCTATCTCGCTACCGACCTCAAGCACGGCCGCGAAGTCGCCATCAAGGTCCTGCAGCCGGACCTCGCACAGTCGCTCACCAGCGAGCGTTTCCTCCGCGAGATCGCCATTACGGCGCGGCTCAACCATCCGCACATTCTCGCACTGCTCGACTCGGGCGCCGCGCTCGACGGCGCCCTGCTCTACTACGTGATGCCCGTGGCCACCGGCGAGTCGGTGCAGGACCGACTCACGCGCACCGGCGCGCTGCCGGTGGACGAGGCGCTGCGCGTATCTGTAGATGTGGCCGAGGCGCTGGTGCACGCGCACGCGCAGGGCGTGGTGCACCGCGACATCAAGCCCTCGAACGTGCTGCTCTCAGCGGGCCACGCGATCGTGGCGGATTTCGGCATCGCCAAGGCACTGGGTGATGCGCGCGACGTGGCCGCACTCACCAGTGAAGGCATGTCGCTGGGCACACCGGGCTACATGGCGCCGGAGCAAGCCGCTGGCGAGGCGAACGTGGACCACCGCGCCGACATCTATGCACTGGGGGCAATGCTGTTCGAGATGGTGAGCGGCGAGCCGCCCTTCTCGGGCTCGTGGCAAAAGGTGGTGGCCCGGAAGATCGTCGAGGACGCGCCGTCGCTTGCTGACAAGGCACCGAATGCTTCACCAGCGCTGGTGTCTCTCGTCGCACGTTGCCTGGCACGCAGTCCAGACGGACGGCCGCAGACCGCCGAGGCACTGCTCGGCGAGCTGCGTGAGCTAGCGGCCCCGAAGAGCGCGCCCGTGGCGGCGAAGTCGCGCGTCCCCATCATCGCCGCAGCAGCGGCGGTGCTGGTGATTGCCGTCGCGTCGTACCTCGTGGTGAAGGACCGCCGGGCGCGATGGCTGCACGAGGAGGTCTTCCCGGAGTTCGTCCGGATGTTCGAAGCCGATCAGCTCGACTCGGCATTCTCCCTTGCAGAGTTGGCGGAACGACGCGTGCCCGGCGACTCGGTGCTGGCGCTGCGCGTGCGGGGGATCTCCACGCTGCGCGAGTTCCGCAGCGAGCCCGCCGGTGCAGTCGTCACGCGTGCCCCGCTCACCGATACAACGACCTGGGTCCCGGTCGGCACGACACCCACCGCAGCGACGCGAGTCCCCAACACGCCGTGGCTGTATCGCTACTCGCTGCCTGGGTATCGCAGCGAGACCGTGCTGTCTGGGCGCATGGGTGGCGAGAACGTGGATCTGCCGAATCCCGTACGGTTGCAGCGCATCACGGATCCCGATACCGGGATGGTGCTCCTGCCGGGCGGCGAGTTGCGCAGCGCGCTCTTCGGGGCGTCGACCGAACCGGCGGAGTTGTCAGAGTACCTGATGGACCGCCTCGAGGTGACGAATCGCGAGTTCAAGGCCTTCGTGGACGCTGGCGGCTACACGCGCCGCGAGTTGTGGGACTCGACCATCACGCTCAATGGACGCGCCCTCGCATGGGAGGCCGCGGTCGCACGCTTCACCGATCGCACGGGGCGGCGCGGGCCATCCACCTGGGAAGGCAGCGCACCGCCACAGGGACAGGAGGACTTCCCCGTAGGCGGCGTGAGCTGGTACGAGGCGCGCGCGTACGCGCGCTTCGCCGGCAAGGAGCTGCCGACGCTGCCGGAGTGGAGCAACGCGGCAGTGCCTGAGGCGGCGCGCTGGATTGCGTTCACCGGACGCCTCGAGTCCTCGGGCCCCGTGCGCGGCGGCAGCAGCATCGGCCCGCGCGGCGTGTTCGACGTGGCCGGCAACGTGCGCGAGTGGCTCGTGAATCCGCGCGAACCCGGCACGCGTTTCATCGTCGGCGGCGGCTGGAGCGATCCGCGCTACTTCTTCACCGAGGCCGTGGCGCAACCGGAATTCGATCGCAGCGCCATCAACGGCATTCGCCTCGTCCGGCGACTGCGCGAGATGCCGGGCCTCGCCGTCGCGAGTGCGCAGGTCATCGGCCAGCGCCGCGACTATCGCGGGGCGCGACCCGTGGACGATGCCACCTTCCGCGCGCTGCTGGCGCTCTACGAGTACGACCGCACGCCGATCGAGCCGACGCTGATTTCGCGCGACACGAGTGCCGCGGACTGGATCCGCGAGGATGTCAGCTTCCCGATCGAGGGGGAAAGCGGTCCGATGCAGGTCGCCGTGTTCCTGCCGAAGCGCGGCACGCCGCCCTACCAGACGGCGATACTCTGGCCGGCCTCCGAGGCGTTCAGCGGGAGCAGTCCGCAGCACATCACGATGACCTTCGTGGACTATCTCGTGCGCAGCGGCCGTGCGGTGGTACACCCGATCCTCGAGCACACCTACGGCCGCGGGACGCCGATGGAACGGCACGTCCCCACAAACTCAGTGGCCAGCCGCGACCAGACCATCCGATGGATGTACGAGTTCCGTCGCAGCGTCGACTATGTGGTGACGCGCCCCGACGTCGACACGACGCGCCTCGCGCATATGGGCGTCAGCTGGGGCGGGCGGATGGCCGGCATCGCGCTGGCGTTGGAGTCGCGCTTCAAGGTGTCGTCGCTGTTGGTGGCGGGGCTGCCCGCGCAGGAACAGCGGCCGGAGACGGATCCCGTGAATTTCCTGCCGCGGATTCGCATCCCGGTGCTGATGCTGAGCGGCCGGCTCGACAGCACCTTCCCGCTCGAGACCTCGGCGCGGCCGTTCTTCGAGTTCCTTGGCAGCCCGGCATCGCAGAAGATGCAGGTGATCTGGGACGGCGGGCACTACTTCCCGCGGAATCGCTGGGTGGCGGAGACGTTGGAGTGGTATGACCGATACTTGGGGCCGGTGGGGCGTTAG
- a CDS encoding serine/threonine-protein kinase, with protein sequence MSHSTERLTAALDGRYRIERQLGAGGMATVYLAHDIKHDRKVAVKVLKPELAAVLGAERFVVEIKTTAALQHPHILPLFDSGEADGFLYYVMPFIDGETLRDRLNRESQLGVDEAIRMTCDIADALHYAHQHGVIHRDIKPENILLQNGRPMVADFGIALAVSAAAGGRMTETGLSLGTPHYMSPEQATAEKEITARSDVYSLASVLYEMLTGNPPHTGSTAQQIIMKIITEQAQDVTSLRKTVPPHVADAVAQALEKLPADRFGSAAEFAAALQGGGGTRAQAGNRTTARRAVAAQGSTRWRAIAIAAAAVAVVATAAALWALQREQPAERVEFTYRPILSRNDRPFVSISRDGRQILEVVRDSNGLDLVATRSLGSATMQPVQGTAGARDPRFSLDGQWILFQSEGKMKRVPVGGGPASVVMEAGVNAGFIEHPDGSLIYSSLTTGLVRLSPGGLTADTLTSISAAEREFAHWYPQVLPGGDALIYTSYRSPVDASRIEALNLKTGARSVLATNAIHGKFVAPDILLFARSAAVFAQRFDPKTLRTLGEAVPVVEDVAWTQTDGVAAYDVSANGTLVYVKGSEASVARQVVWSDRSGRTTPLLPEAGSWSEPRLSPDGRWIALTRTAPTRQIWLYDNGRAVLTQLTRFTDGVAFSPVWAWDSKSLIIAREVPQYNIHRQPIDGRPDEELVNTKYDKVPTAISRDGRQVFYYEVIADARLTVATVGDTASRRFNTGSDAFNADLTPDGRWIVHDESDRAGNSAVYVRLADGTGGRRQVSSDGGDQPRFTRAGREIVYRKGDAMYAASFNPGTGEIGTPMQLFRVKDGGRLAGGRTRGYDVSPDGQRFLLVTPVERPGAAPNVVITNWIEELERKLPR encoded by the coding sequence ATGTCCCACTCGACCGAACGCCTCACCGCCGCGCTCGACGGACGCTATCGCATCGAACGCCAGTTGGGCGCGGGCGGCATGGCGACCGTTTACCTGGCGCACGACATCAAGCACGACCGTAAAGTCGCGGTGAAGGTGCTCAAGCCGGAGTTGGCCGCGGTGCTCGGCGCCGAGCGCTTCGTGGTCGAGATCAAGACGACGGCGGCACTGCAGCATCCGCACATCCTGCCGCTGTTCGATTCGGGCGAGGCGGACGGCTTCCTCTACTATGTGATGCCGTTCATCGATGGCGAGACGTTGCGCGACCGCTTGAATCGCGAGTCCCAGCTCGGCGTGGACGAGGCCATTCGGATGACCTGCGACATTGCCGACGCGCTGCACTACGCGCACCAGCACGGGGTCATCCACCGCGACATCAAGCCCGAGAACATCCTGTTGCAGAACGGCCGGCCGATGGTGGCCGACTTTGGAATTGCCCTGGCGGTATCAGCGGCCGCCGGTGGGCGGATGACGGAGACCGGTCTCAGTCTCGGCACGCCGCATTACATGTCGCCCGAGCAGGCCACGGCAGAGAAGGAGATCACCGCGCGCAGCGATGTCTATTCGTTGGCGAGCGTGCTGTACGAGATGCTGACCGGCAACCCGCCGCACACGGGATCGACCGCGCAGCAGATCATCATGAAGATCATCACCGAGCAAGCGCAGGATGTGACCAGCCTGCGCAAAACGGTGCCGCCACACGTGGCTGACGCAGTGGCGCAGGCGTTGGAGAAGCTGCCGGCGGACCGTTTTGGCTCGGCGGCGGAGTTCGCGGCGGCGTTGCAAGGTGGCGGCGGCACGCGTGCGCAGGCCGGCAATCGCACGACGGCGCGCAGGGCAGTGGCTGCGCAGGGCTCCACGCGTTGGCGCGCCATCGCGATTGCGGCTGCCGCCGTAGCTGTCGTTGCGACCGCTGCGGCGCTGTGGGCGTTGCAGCGCGAGCAGCCCGCCGAGCGTGTGGAGTTCACGTATCGGCCGATCCTGTCGCGCAACGACCGTCCCTTCGTCAGCATCTCGCGCGACGGCCGTCAGATCTTGGAAGTAGTCCGTGACTCGAACGGCTTGGATCTCGTCGCCACGCGGTCGCTGGGCTCCGCGACGATGCAGCCGGTGCAAGGCACCGCCGGCGCGCGCGACCCGAGGTTCAGCCTCGACGGCCAGTGGATCCTGTTCCAGTCGGAAGGCAAGATGAAGCGGGTGCCGGTGGGCGGCGGGCCGGCCAGCGTCGTCATGGAAGCCGGCGTCAACGCCGGCTTCATCGAGCATCCGGACGGGAGTCTGATCTACTCGTCGCTGACCACGGGACTAGTGCGCCTGTCTCCCGGTGGACTCACGGCGGATACGCTGACGTCGATTAGTGCGGCCGAGCGAGAGTTCGCGCACTGGTATCCGCAGGTCCTGCCGGGTGGCGATGCGCTGATCTATACCAGCTACCGCAGTCCGGTGGACGCCTCGCGGATTGAGGCATTGAACCTCAAGACCGGCGCGCGTAGCGTGCTGGCCACCAACGCCATCCATGGAAAGTTCGTCGCGCCGGACATCCTATTGTTCGCGCGTTCGGCGGCGGTCTTTGCGCAGCGATTCGATCCCAAAACGCTCCGCACTCTTGGCGAGGCCGTGCCTGTGGTCGAGGACGTGGCGTGGACGCAGACGGACGGTGTTGCGGCGTATGATGTCTCGGCGAACGGCACGCTGGTCTACGTCAAAGGCTCCGAAGCTAGCGTCGCGCGACAGGTAGTCTGGTCCGATCGGAGCGGGCGAACCACGCCATTGCTTCCGGAGGCCGGGAGCTGGTCCGAGCCGCGGCTTTCGCCAGATGGCCGCTGGATCGCCCTGACGCGTACCGCGCCGACGCGACAGATCTGGCTCTACGACAACGGCCGCGCGGTGCTGACGCAGCTGACGCGTTTCACCGACGGTGTGGCGTTCTCGCCGGTGTGGGCCTGGGACTCGAAGTCGCTGATCATCGCGCGCGAGGTCCCGCAGTACAACATCCACCGCCAGCCGATCGATGGGCGCCCGGACGAAGAGTTGGTGAACACGAAGTACGACAAGGTGCCGACGGCCATCTCACGGGACGGGCGGCAGGTGTTCTACTACGAGGTCATCGCCGATGCGCGGCTGACGGTGGCCACCGTCGGCGACACGGCTTCGCGCAGGTTCAACACCGGCAGCGATGCCTTCAACGCCGACCTGACGCCGGACGGCCGCTGGATCGTGCATGACGAATCCGATCGCGCGGGGAACTCGGCGGTCTACGTGCGACTGGCGGATGGCACGGGCGGCCGTCGACAGGTCTCGTCCGACGGCGGCGACCAGCCGCGCTTCACGCGCGCAGGGCGGGAGATCGTGTACCGCAAGGGCGACGCGATGTACGCGGCGTCGTTCAATCCTGGGACCGGCGAGATCGGCACCCCCATGCAGTTGTTCCGCGTGAAGGACGGCGGGCGGCTCGCGGGCGGTCGCACGCGCGGGTACGACGTGTCGCCGGACGGGCAACGGTTCCTGCTGGTGACCCCCGTCGAGCGGCCAGGTGCGGCACCGAACGTGGTGATCACGAACTGGATCGAGGAGCTGGAGCGGAAGCTGCCGCGGTAG
- the iadA gene encoding beta-aspartyl-peptidase: protein MLRLLLNADLHAPEPRGICHVLVAGGRIAWIGHERPSLDASLGAEVVDLEGLRLVPGLIDPHVHLTGGGGEAGAHTKVPPLPLSQFTRGGVTTVVAVLGTDDATRHPRELVAAVHGLRTEGLSAWSWTAGYHLPPVTITGSVRGDLAMIDCIIGCKTAISDHRSSQPTRDDLLRLASEVHVGGLMTGKAGILHLHVGDGPRGLEPIRDALAHSELPPRVFHPTHVNRRRALFEEAIAIARSGVAVDLTAFPVAEGEDAWSAEDALQRYLDAGAPPERITISSDGGGCLPTFDADGRVASMDVGSPGALAYTLRRLLDAGVPLARALPAFTSNTATLLRLPRKGQLTADADADLVVLDPNGGIRDVMAMGTWMLRDGQPTQRGTFEPQPAERA, encoded by the coding sequence GTGCTCCGTCTCCTCCTCAACGCCGATCTCCACGCCCCAGAGCCACGCGGCATCTGCCACGTCCTCGTCGCTGGCGGGCGCATCGCCTGGATCGGCCACGAGCGCCCGAGCTTGGACGCATCACTCGGCGCCGAGGTCGTCGACCTTGAGGGCCTGCGCCTCGTCCCCGGCCTGATCGACCCGCACGTGCACCTCACGGGCGGCGGCGGTGAGGCCGGCGCGCATACCAAGGTCCCGCCGCTGCCGCTTTCGCAGTTCACTCGCGGCGGAGTCACTACCGTCGTTGCCGTGCTCGGCACCGACGACGCCACCCGCCATCCACGCGAACTCGTTGCCGCCGTGCACGGCCTCCGCACCGAGGGACTCTCGGCCTGGAGCTGGACCGCCGGCTACCACCTGCCCCCAGTGACCATCACCGGCAGCGTGCGTGGCGACCTGGCGATGATCGACTGCATCATCGGCTGCAAGACCGCCATCAGTGACCACCGCAGCAGCCAGCCAACCCGCGACGATCTGCTGCGCCTCGCCAGCGAGGTGCACGTCGGCGGCCTGATGACGGGCAAGGCGGGCATCCTGCACCTGCACGTCGGCGACGGCCCCCGCGGGCTCGAACCCATCCGCGACGCGCTCGCGCACTCGGAGCTGCCGCCGCGCGTGTTCCACCCCACGCACGTGAACCGGCGACGCGCACTCTTCGAAGAAGCCATCGCCATCGCACGCAGCGGTGTAGCCGTGGACCTCACGGCGTTCCCCGTGGCGGAGGGCGAGGACGCGTGGAGCGCCGAGGACGCGCTGCAGCGATACCTCGATGCCGGCGCCCCGCCGGAGCGCATCACCATCAGCTCCGACGGTGGCGGCTGCCTGCCGACCTTCGATGCCGACGGCCGCGTGGCTTCTATGGATGTGGGATCGCCCGGCGCGCTGGCCTACACGCTGCGCCGCCTGCTCGACGCCGGCGTGCCGCTCGCGCGGGCGCTGCCGGCCTTCACCAGCAACACGGCGACGTTGCTCCGCCTGCCTCGCAAGGGACAGCTCACCGCGGATGCCGATGCCGACCTCGTGGTACTCGACCCCAACGGAGGAATTCGGGACGTGATGGCGATGGGAACTTGGATGCTACGCGATGGCCAGCCCACACAGCGCGGCACCTTTGAACCGCAGCCCGCGGAGCGCGCGTGA
- a CDS encoding cyanophycinase, producing MTPSQTPDGATRGWIIPIGGGEEKENNPHILERFVQLCGGRDAKLVVIPTASKLADTGDRYRSIFRELGAAEVEVMDFDTRRDGNELGRVAAIKACDGVFLTGGNQMRLATTIGGTAVAKALREHNANGGHVAGTSAGASFLSEHMIAFGDDNRTPHAGSVTLAPGLGLTNRVVIDQHFTQRGRLGRLITALAFNPFLIGMGIDEDTAAFIGPDQTVEVEGSGTITIVDSSKLTFSSMDRADADDSVAMLSLIMHVLVRGTTFNLHTRIASAGSLAVSKG from the coding sequence GTGACGCCCTCACAAACACCGGACGGCGCGACCCGCGGCTGGATCATCCCCATCGGCGGCGGTGAGGAGAAGGAGAACAACCCGCACATCCTCGAGCGCTTCGTGCAGCTCTGCGGTGGGCGCGACGCCAAGCTCGTCGTAATTCCCACGGCCTCCAAGCTCGCCGACACCGGCGACCGCTACCGCAGCATCTTCCGCGAACTCGGTGCCGCCGAAGTCGAGGTGATGGACTTCGACACGCGCCGCGACGGCAACGAGCTCGGACGCGTGGCCGCCATCAAGGCCTGCGACGGCGTCTTCCTCACCGGTGGAAACCAGATGCGCCTTGCGACCACCATCGGCGGCACCGCGGTGGCCAAGGCGCTGCGCGAACACAATGCCAACGGCGGACACGTCGCGGGCACCAGCGCCGGCGCGAGCTTTCTCAGTGAGCACATGATCGCCTTCGGCGACGACAACCGGACGCCGCACGCTGGGTCCGTCACCCTTGCGCCCGGACTCGGCCTCACCAATCGCGTGGTGATCGACCAGCACTTCACGCAGCGGGGCCGGCTCGGCCGGCTCATCACCGCGCTGGCGTTCAATCCCTTCCTCATTGGGATGGGGATCGACGAGGACACCGCGGCGTTCATCGGCCCTGACCAGACCGTCGAGGTGGAGGGCAGCGGCACGATCACCATCGTGGACTCGTCCAAGCTCACCTTCTCGTCGATGGACCGCGCCGACGCCGACGACTCCGTAGCGATGCTCAGCCTCATCATGCACGTCCTCGTCCGCGGCACCACTTTCAACCTCCACACCCGCATCGCCTCGGCAGGATCGCTCGCGGTGAGCAAGGGTTAG
- the cphA gene encoding cyanophycin synthetase: MRILERSVYVGPSLYAHFPVIRLTLDLGALEQWPTSRLGAPFIEGLLEVLPGLREHGCSYGEPGGFVRRMTEDEGTWLGHVLEHVAIEVQNIAGVPVTFGKTRGTGVEGQYHVVYEYEERDQGLEAGEMAMKLLGSLLPEEIRPEGLVPADWSWTAERDQFIRYEQRRALGPSTAALVHAAEARGIPFMRLNNQSLVQLGHGKFQQRIHATVTGRTPHIAVELAGDKEETNRILGRIGLPVPKQELVQSEAGALRAARRIGFPVVVKPYNGNHGRAVAIHLTTDEQVRAAFHAAQEVSRSVIVESFQVGDDHRLLVVNGTLIAATRRTPGHVVGDGSQSIAQLVDIVNADPRRGVGHEKVLTRLALDEQALGLLERKGYTPETVPPAGETVYLRSTANLSTGGTATDVTDIIHPDNREMAERAIKAIGLDVGGVDFLTPDITESYRKHGGAICEVNAAPGFRMHSAPSDGKPRDVAGPVIDMLFPPGTPATVPIAAVTGTNGKTTTSRMLAHICKMAGLTPGLTTTDGVYIDGQRTVEGDMTGPVATRLVLADPTIDVAVLEIARGGLLRAGMGTPYVDVGAVLNVRSDHLGMKGIDTLEALAEVKRIIVEVARDTAVLNADDPLVLRMADYTDAKHLCYVTTNPGHALVREHIRAGGRAVSLESGVNGQMITIYDKGAHIPLLWTHLIPATIEGRAMHNVQNAMVAAAMAFSMGLKLETIRQGLRTFDTTFFQAPGRANVFSEHPFKVILDYGHNAHAIEAMCQLAQRLDVNGRRLVVLAGPGDRRDEDLREIARVAAGKFDHYICRRDDGLRGRAGDEVPRIMAQALRDAGVPDAQITIIPDEQEAVDAGLRMARAGDLLLVFGDEITRTWKQIIHFRPDGAQRPVTAEHAIPRVVEPAPPPEPTLTDLSSLVRDERGVRLARESDD; encoded by the coding sequence ATGCGAATCCTCGAACGCTCCGTCTACGTCGGTCCGTCGCTGTACGCGCACTTCCCGGTAATCCGGCTCACGCTGGACCTCGGCGCGCTGGAGCAGTGGCCCACCAGCCGGCTCGGGGCCCCGTTCATCGAGGGACTGCTCGAGGTGCTGCCCGGGCTGCGCGAGCACGGCTGCTCGTATGGTGAGCCTGGCGGATTCGTCCGCCGCATGACGGAGGACGAGGGCACCTGGCTAGGCCACGTGCTGGAGCACGTCGCCATCGAGGTGCAGAACATCGCCGGCGTTCCGGTGACCTTCGGCAAGACCCGCGGCACCGGCGTCGAAGGCCAGTATCACGTCGTCTACGAGTACGAGGAGCGCGACCAAGGTCTCGAGGCCGGCGAGATGGCGATGAAGCTGCTCGGCTCGCTGCTGCCCGAGGAGATCCGGCCGGAGGGCCTTGTGCCTGCGGACTGGAGCTGGACGGCCGAGCGCGATCAGTTCATCCGCTACGAACAGCGCCGCGCGCTGGGTCCGAGCACCGCCGCGTTGGTGCACGCCGCCGAGGCGCGCGGCATCCCGTTCATGCGCCTCAACAACCAGTCGTTGGTGCAGCTCGGGCACGGGAAGTTCCAGCAACGCATCCATGCCACGGTCACCGGCCGCACGCCGCACATCGCCGTGGAATTGGCGGGTGACAAAGAGGAGACCAACAGAATCCTCGGGCGCATCGGGTTGCCGGTGCCCAAGCAGGAGCTGGTGCAGAGCGAGGCGGGGGCGCTGCGCGCGGCGCGGCGCATCGGCTTCCCTGTGGTGGTGAAGCCCTACAACGGCAATCACGGCCGCGCGGTGGCCATCCACCTCACCACCGACGAGCAGGTGCGCGCGGCTTTCCACGCTGCGCAAGAGGTCTCGCGCTCGGTGATCGTCGAGAGCTTCCAGGTGGGCGACGACCACCGACTCCTCGTGGTGAACGGTACGCTCATCGCTGCCACGCGCCGCACGCCGGGCCACGTCGTCGGCGATGGCAGCCAGAGCATTGCGCAGTTGGTGGACATCGTGAACGCCGATCCGCGACGCGGCGTCGGCCACGAGAAGGTCCTCACTCGGCTCGCGCTCGACGAGCAGGCCCTGGGCTTGCTCGAGCGGAAGGGCTACACGCCCGAGACCGTGCCGCCCGCCGGCGAGACGGTGTACCTGCGCTCCACCGCCAATCTCTCCACCGGCGGCACCGCCACCGATGTCACCGACATCATCCATCCCGACAACCGCGAGATGGCCGAGCGCGCCATCAAGGCCATCGGGCTCGATGTGGGCGGCGTGGACTTCCTCACGCCCGACATCACGGAATCGTACCGCAAGCACGGCGGTGCCATCTGCGAGGTGAACGCCGCGCCTGGCTTCCGGATGCACAGCGCGCCCAGTGACGGGAAGCCGCGCGATGTCGCCGGACCGGTGATCGACATGCTTTTCCCGCCGGGCACGCCGGCCACCGTGCCCATCGCCGCCGTCACCGGCACCAACGGCAAGACGACGACGTCGCGGATGCTCGCGCACATCTGCAAGATGGCCGGCCTCACACCGGGCCTCACCACCACCGACGGTGTGTACATCGACGGCCAACGCACCGTCGAGGGCGACATGACCGGCCCCGTCGCGACGCGGCTGGTGCTCGCCGACCCGACCATCGATGTCGCCGTGCTCGAGATTGCGCGCGGCGGCTTGTTGCGCGCGGGGATGGGCACGCCCTACGTGGACGTGGGCGCCGTGCTCAACGTGCGCTCCGACCATTTGGGGATGAAGGGCATCGACACGCTCGAGGCCCTGGCCGAGGTCAAGCGCATCATCGTCGAGGTGGCCCGCGACACGGCGGTGCTCAATGCCGATGATCCGCTGGTGCTGCGCATGGCCGATTACACCGACGCCAAGCATCTCTGCTACGTGACCACCAACCCCGGCCACGCGCTGGTGCGCGAACACATTCGTGCGGGCGGTCGCGCCGTGTCGTTGGAGAGCGGCGTCAACGGGCAGATGATCACCATCTACGACAAGGGCGCGCACATCCCGCTGCTGTGGACGCACTTGATCCCGGCGACGATCGAAGGCCGCGCGATGCACAACGTGCAGAACGCGATGGTCGCCGCCGCGATGGCCTTCTCGATGGGCCTCAAGCTCGAGACCATCCGACAGGGCCTGCGCACCTTCGACACCACGTTCTTCCAGGCGCCGGGGCGCGCGAACGTCTTCAGCGAGCATCCGTTCAAGGTCATCCTCGACTACGGCCACAACGCGCACGCCATCGAGGCGATGTGCCAACTCGCGCAGCGCCTGGACGTGAATGGCCGCCGCTTGGTCGTGCTCGCCGGTCCCGGTGATCGCCGTGACGAGGACCTGCGGGAGATCGCCCGAGTGGCCGCCGGCAAGTTCGACCACTACATCTGCCGCCGCGATGACGGGCTGCGCGGCCGCGCGGGCGACGAAGTCCCGCGCATCATGGCGCAGGCGCTGCGCGATGCCGGCGTGCCGGACGCGCAGATCACGATCATCCCTGACGAGCAGGAGGCCGTTGATGCCGGCCTGCGGATGGCGCGCGCCGGCGACCTGCTGCTCGTCTTCGGCGACGAGATCACGCGCACGTGGAAGCAGATCATCCACTTCCGTCCGGACGGCGCGCAGCGGCCCGTGACGGCCGAGCACGCCATCCCGCGCGTGGTCGAACCCGCGCCGCCGCCCGAGCCGACGCTCACCGACCTCTCGTCGTTGGTGCGCGACGAGCGCGGCGTGCGCCTCGCGCGCGAGAGCGACGACTGA